A genomic window from Malassezia vespertilionis chromosome 6, complete sequence includes:
- the MNS1 gene encoding mannosyl-oligosaccharide 1,2-alpha-mannosidase (COG:G; EggNog:ENOG503NUIH; TransMembrane:1 (i23-41o)), with product MANAKTSRSADTAARPRPFSRRLFWLGFGVPLAAFTGWHLYRYTGSVQLQRATERVADVLPEDLDTERVPMVEFPIPEERALPSEPLRKADPARRDAVLEAFDQSWNAYATNAWGDDEYHPLSRSGSNLLGPRENKVGYTIVDTLDSLILMHRADAYAKARDWIRDELHWDVDGRLNVFETTIRLLGGLLSASALMKNPPPGALPASVVDAELFLAKAEALGQRLLPAFDTPSGIPKREVNLRTGESFFDTDNQNASSLAEATTIQLEFKYLAHLTGNKKFWDVAERPMYHARIASEKPNAGILPIFMQPQTGQFFLAEIRLGSRGDSYYEYLVKQYLQTNRTEHVYRAMYEHAFDWIKTSLLEHGRRTEPPLLFTVELFPRGVSVDDFEWTRLQKQDHLVCFLGGAMMLGAAASSGPIVPPIASPRKSAAEIEDWDVGYEITRTCVYTYAETATGLASEIVLFRDPVDSFEGTREFVIKRRKPQYEGEQVEPLIDARNILRPETVESLYVGFQLTGDPIYREWGWHIFESFRTHCQVDGGAGGYAGIDDVDAANPKLIDRMETFWLSETLKYLYLLFSDRDTLQPTEWVLNTEAHPLPVFTPTFPTSLT from the exons ATGGCAAACGCTAAaacgtcgcgcagcgccgacacGGCCGCGCGGCCACGCCCTTTTAGCCGGCGCTTGTTCTGGCTTGGATTTGGAGTACCTCTTGCTGCATTTACAGGCTGGCACTTGTACCGGTACACAGgcagcgtgcagctgcagcgagcgACGGAGCGCGTTGCAGATGTGCTGCCAGAAGACCTTGACACGGAGCGTGTGCCCATGGTCGAATTTCCTATTcccgaggagcgcgcaCTTCCAAGCGAACCGCTACGTAAGGCAGACCCCGcccggcgcgacgcggtcCTTGAGGCGTTTGATCAATCGTGGAATGCATACGCAACCAATGCATGGGGCGATGACGAATACCATCCGCTCTCGCGCTCTGGCAGCAATCTGCTGGGGCCGCGCGAGAACAAGGTCGGGTACACGATCGTTGATACACTCGATTCTCTGATCCTGATGCACCGTGCCGATGCGTacgccaaagcgcgcgattgGATCCGCGACGAACTGCACTGGGACGTCGACGGGCGGCTCAACGTGTTTGAGACCACGATCCGGCTCCTCGGCGGCCTATTGTCCGCGTCTGCGCTTATGAAGAACCCGCCGCCAGGCGCACTGCCCGCGTCCGTAGTAGATGCCGAGCTTTTCCTTGCCAaagccgaggcgctcggccaGCGTCTGCTCCCTGCTTTTGACACGCCTTCGGGGATCCCAAAGCGCGAAGTGAATTTGCGTACGGGCGAATCATTTTTCGACACAGACAACCAGAATGCAAGCAGTCTTGCGGAGGCGACCACGATCCAGCTCGAATTCAAGTACCTGGCGCACCTCACCGGGAACAAGAAGTTTTGGGATGTTGCTGAGCGCCCAATGTACCATGCCCGTATCGCCTCCGAGAAGCCCAATGCGGGTATTCTGCCCATCTTTATGCAGCCGCAAACCGGCCAATTTTTCCTTGCTGAGATCCGGCTTGggtcgcgcggcgattCCTACTACGAGTACCTTGTCAAGCAGTACCTGCAAACGAACCGCACCGAGCATGTATACCGCGCCATGTACGAGCACGCGTTCGATTGGATCAAGACGTCGCTGCTTGAGCATGGCAGGCGCACCGAGCCCCCCCTGCTCTTCACCGTCGAGCTTTTTCCGCGGGGCGTGAGTGTGGACGACTTTGAGTGGACGAGGCTGCAAAAACAGGATCACCTGGTCTGTTTCctgggcggcgcaatgatgctcggcgctgccgcatcGTCGGGTCCGATTGTGCCGCCGATTGCTTCACCACGCAAATCCGCCGCGGAGATCGAGGACTGGGACGTGGGCTACGAAATTACAAGGACGTGTGTGTATACGTACGCCGAAACGGCGACGGGCCTCGCCAGCGAGATTGTGCTTTTCCGCGACCCTGTAGACTCGTTCGAGGGTACGCGCGAGTTCGTGATTAAGCG CCGCAAACCCCAATACGAGGgcgagcaagtcgagccGCTAATTGACGCGCGCAATATTTTGCGGCCAGAAACGGTCGAGTCGCTTTATGTCGGCTTCCAGCTCACCGGCGACCCTATCTACCGCGAGTGGGGATGGCACATTTTTGAATCCTTCCGCACGCACTGCCAAGTCGATGGCGGCGCCGGAGGATATGCGGGCATCGACGATGTGGATGCTGCGAACCCAAAACTGATCGACCGTATGGAGAC TTTCTGGCTCTCTGAGACTCTCAAGTACCTCTACCTGCTGTTCTCCGACCGCGACACTCTACAGCCGACTGAGTGGGTGCTTAACACGGAAGCACACCCCCTCCCTGTCTTCACGCCAACATTTCCCACATCGCTCACGTAG
- the SEN54 gene encoding tRNA-splicing endonuclease subunit sen54 (EggNog:ENOG503NYW2; COG:J; TransMembrane:1 (o232-249i); BUSCO:EOG09263AZP) has translation MAAQANAPHPESEEEEEEDMPDYRVLASIAQKYKTGSLAEAPIIPKRGEKDFEPTGFGGQSKVLAQSRDALFHALSARHAHSSKTLSTATWDPVFMRAFVHTQRGQSCSSMGSTVRRAVGDNVVGCLELYPEEAVYLVERGALDCRFTATPGVVPDEARFAACIPVSVEQAYAQMLGNDGASPARYQIYAYLKRLGYIVQRATLVDGLRASFAQNPATLPARARSLRAKFCALLVYVLGYLAVPLRYMLRILRIRMRMRAAPRGLLGISAHDTYDTIFDALQIVRADHDQRTHPAAHDPALAPFFYAWRPATQFKRTRPPPPEFRICVVETNEHPMLSLCDFDVLFSHIPLSVAAPGAPTTVAATEEEREMLSIREQNRKAYGKQKQASVRHGRTRPPGVHTTTFGKLVSRFAWLVRLLVAALRRWGIFRAAPPQRKTPFNVYLPLKAGRRNVVVAIVDQGTMSLLRFGEAEFKRWRLAGAPVR, from the exons ATGGCAGCACAggccaatgcgccgcatcccGAGtcggaggaggaggaggaggaggatATGCCGGACTACCGCGTGCTTGCGTCGATAGCGCAAAAGTACAAGACCGGATCGCTCGCAGAAGCGCCGATCATCCCGAAACGCGGCGAGAAAGACTTTGAGCCGACCGGGTTCGGCGGGCAGAGCAAAGTGCTTGCACAGAGCCGCGACGCACTTTTCCACGCGCTCAGCGCTCGCCATGCACACTCGAGCAAGACGCTAAGCACCGCGACGTGGGACCCTGTGTTTATGCGCGCATTTGTGCATACACAGCGCGGCCAGTCGTGTTCAAGTATGGGCTCGACAGTGCGTCGTGCCGTGGGCGACAACGTCGTTGGGTGCCTGGAGCTGTACCCCGAAGAGGCAGTATATCTGGTCGAGCGTGGTGCATTGGACTGCCGTTTCACTGCTACGCCAGGCGTAGTCCCTGACGAGGCGCGTTTCGCAGCGTGCATCCCAGTGAGCGTCGAGCAAGCGTATGCACAAATGCTTGGCAACGACGGGGCGAGCCCTGCGCGATACCAAATCTACGCATATCTGAAACGTCTTGGGTAtattgtgcagcgcgccacgcTTGTGGATGGACTTCGTGCGTCGTTTGCACAGAATCCCGCTACATTGCCCGCACGAGCGCGCTCGTTGCGTGCGAAAttctgtgcgctgctcgtctATGTGCTCGGCTATCTTGCCGTGCCATTGCGATACATGCTTCGTATCCTCCGTATTcgcatgcgcatgcgtGCGGCGCCCCGTGGTCTTTTGGGCATCTCGGCACACGATACGTACG ATACCATAttcgatgcgctccaaaTCGTGCGTGCGGATCATGatcagcgcacgcacccTGCCGCACATGACCCTGCACTTGCGCCATTCTTTTATGCGTGGCGTCCAGCGACGCAGTTCAAGCGCACAAGGCCGCCCCCGCCCGAGTTCCGTATCTGCGTCGTGGAGACGAACGAGCACCCGATGCTCTCTTTGTGTGATTTCGACGTGCTTTTTTCCCACATTCCTCTCTCGGtcgccgcgccgggcgcgccCACTACCGTGGCTGCGACggaagaagagcgcgagatgcTCTCGATCCGCGAGCAGAACAGGAAAGCGTACGGAAAACAAAAGCAGGCTTCGgtgcggcatgggcgcacAAGGCCGCCAGGCGTACACACGACTACCTTTGGAAAGCTTGTATCGCGGTTTGCATGGCTCGTGCGTCTGCTTGTagcggcactgcgccgctggggcatttttcgcgcagcgccgccgcagcgcaagacgccGTTCAATGTATACCTCCCGCTCAAGGCGGGCCGGCGCAATGTCGTGGTCGCAATTGTAGATCAAGGGACCATGTCTCTCTTGCGCTTTGGCGAGGCCGAGTTCAAGCGCTGGCGCCTCGCtggcgcgcctgtgcgctAA
- the SMC1 gene encoding Structural maintenance of chromosomes protein 1 (COG:D; EggNog:ENOG503NXCA; BUSCO:EOG092606CY), with amino-acid sequence MPLSVLEIDNFKSYRGKHVIGPFHAFSAVIGPNGSGKSNVMDAISFVLGIRSAQLRSTQLRDLVYRASNLALEPASSQDPSRASVTAVILDAKRVEHKFQRIITPTGSSEYKYDGRGVSYAQYAERLERLNVLVKARNFLVFQGDVEAIANQCSKDLSHVIDQVSGAHAVEADLEEARGAYDDAVAASSALIAKRKSVMSEVRQYRQQKEASDRLDQLKSGLHAHIVQKVLWRLYHIHEIIEIHTDWIEAHASRGEQLRKRVQDREDGVASARTEAGVIQQQIMAKEKEAKHSARLLDARRPEKERLLERIEHAQQKLAQARVLYAQAQKDEQCQKEALARLAADIALAERAVEEARANDSVESIHLSAADLQAYHDLRARADLSVTEERRTVEKGQRALRQMHVALENRGESVEQLETKLDRIEQQSASVASSLASLQQRTPALEEGVTSVRASLDAVRTKKQALSTREAHVNEALVTCYNQLLQMGQDQRVHERETRLREALRSMRNVFPGVHGRLLDLCTPTQRKYALALATTLGRNADAVVVGTEKTAMECIEYLRNQRAGRATFIPLDTIHSKPVQDRLRAVSLHARLAIDVVQYAPAIERAVQFACASTMICDSLDVARELAYGEKKIKTVTLQGTIIHKNGMMTGGPSMQDSAKRWDEREMEGAQRERDRCMQALKSLHQQKYELADEEELLAKLARREAALDAARQETADLTRRQAELQTERASLETERSAQRTAYAAAKKEAQALEAEMAALEQQIHVADDAVFGEFCARIGVENVRAYEAQQLHLFQARTHAAQQHERQLARLGHQRTFAVQQLDSTAERLAFLQAAIDKETQRIPRLETEIGAFDAAMAASNAARDDVQASFERLRDAYQAATAALQDKRKALLAASREMDAHRKQVADRNDEIEQLDAERTALYRRCRLEAIDVPLLAGDMAHVPLDEEFGAPLVERRERDTALHCREYGIEVDFSRLTDAERSDRGSGKARELQSNVDAVREEMERIAPGAKSVGRLGMLERDLKACERDMDAAREQVRDARQAFVALKKRRIELFMNAYTHIAERIDGVYKELTRSSAAPMGGVAYLTLEDTDEPYRTGIRYHAMPPMKRFRDMDQLSGGEKTVAALALLFAIHTYHPAPFFVLDEVDAALDAQNVVRVAEYIRAHASEQLQFIVISLKASMYERSQALLGVYRNQEANSSKSVTMDLEQYGT; translated from the coding sequence ATGCCGCTGTCCGTGCTCGAGATCGACAATTTCAAGAGCTACCGCGGCAAGCATGTGATCGGTCCATTCCATGCCTTCAGTGCCGTGATCGGTCCGaacggcagcggcaaaagcAACGTGATGGACGCGATTTCGTTTGTGCTTGGAATACGgagcgcgcagctgcgctcgacgcagctgcgcgacctCGTGTACCGAGCGTCGAATCTAGCTCTTGAGCCAGCGTCCTCCCAAGatccaagccgcgcgagcgtcACTGCAGTGATCCTcgacgccaagcgcgtcgagcacaaATTTCAGCGGATCATTACGCCCACCGGCAGTTCCGAGTACAAGTACgatgggcgcggcgtctCCTATGCGCAGtacgccgagcgcctcgagcgtcTCAACGTCCTTGTAAAAGCGCGCAACTTTCTCGTTTTCCAGGGCGACGTCGAGGCCATTGCGAACCAGTGCTCCAAAGACTTGAGCCACGTCATTGACCAAGTCAgtggcgcacacgccgtCGAGGCCGATCtcgaagaagcgcgcggcgcatacgACGACGCCGTAGCCGCGTCTTCAGCACTcattgccaagcgcaagagcgtCATGTCTGAGGTGCGGCAGTACCGCCAGCAGAAAGAAGCGTCCGATCGTCTCGACCAGCTCAAGTCGGGCTTGCACGCCCACATTGTCCAGAAAGTTCTCTGGCGCCTGTACCATATTCACGAGATCATTGAAATCCACACAGACTGGATCGAGGCGCacgcctcgcgcggcgagcagctccgcaagcgcgtccAGGACCGAGAAGATGGCGTCGCGTCCGCCCGCACCGAAGCCGGCGTCATCCAGCAGCAGATCATGGCGAAGGAAAAAGAAGCGAAGCACAGTGCGCGCCTCCTCGACGCACGGCGCCCTGAAAAAGAGCGTttgctggagcgcatcgagcacgcACAGCAGAAGCTCGCGCAGGCCCGCGTGTTGTATGCCCAGGCACAAAAAGACGAGCAGTGCcaaaaagaagcgcttgcgcgccttgctgccgacattgcgctggccgagcgcgcggtggaagaagcgcgcgcaaacgacTCAGTCGAGTCCATCCACCTGAGCGCGGCGGATCTGCAAGCGTACCACGACCTCAGAGCACGCGCCGATCTCTCCGTGAccgaggagcggcgcaccgtgGAAAAAGGCCAGCGCGCACTGCGGCAAAtgcacgtcgcgctggagaaCCGCGGCGAAAGCgtggagcagctcgagaCCAAACTGGACCGGATCGAGCAGCAATCGGCGAGCGTTGCCTCGTCGCTcgcatcgctgcagcagcgcacgccggcGCTCGAAGAGGGCGTCACAAGCGTACGCGCCTCGCTcgatgccgtgcgcaccaAAAAACAAGCGCTCTCCACGCGCGAAGCACACGTCAACGAAGCGCTCGTCACCTGCTACAACCAGCTCCTCCAAATGGGCCAGGACCAGCGCGTACACGAGCGCGAAACGCGgctgcgcgaagcgctgcgaTCTATGCGCAACGTCTTTCCCGGCGTCCACGGCCGCCTGCTGGATCTGTGCACgccgacgcagcgcaagtatgcgcttgcgctggccaCGACGCTGGGGCGCAACGCCGATGCCGTCGTGGTGGGCACGGAGAAAACAGCGATGGAGTGCATCGAGTACTTGCGGAACCAGcgcgcaggccgcgcgACCTTTATCCCCCTTGACACGATTCACAGCAAGCCAGTGCAGGACCGACTGCGCGCGGTGTCGCTTcatgcgcgcctcgcgaTCGACGTCGTGCAGTATGCGCCTGCCATCGAGCGTGCGGTGCAgtttgcgtgcgcaagcaccatGATCTGCGACTCGCTGgacgtcgcgcgcgagctggcCTATGGCGAGAAGAAAATCAAAACGGTGACGCTCCAAGGCACCATCATCCACAAAAACGGCATGATGACCGGCGGCCCTTCGATGCAGGACAGCGCGAAGCGATgggacgagcgcgagatggaaggcgcacagcgcgagcgcgatcGGTGCATGCAAGCGCTAAAGTCGCTGCACCAGCAAAAGTACGAGCTTgcggacgaggaggagctgcttgcgaaactcgcgcggcgcgaagccgcgctcgacgcggcgcgccaggaGACGGCAGACCTGACGCGCCGCCAGGCAGAGCTGCAAACGGAGCGTGCGTCCCTAGAAacggagcgcagcgcacagcgcacggcatacgccgcggcaaaaaaagaggcgcaggcgctcgaggccgagatggccgcgctcgagcagcagaTCCACGTAGCCGACGACGCCGTCTTTGGCGAGTTTTGTGCGCGGATTGGCGTGGAGAATGTGCGCGCgtacgaggcgcagcagctgcaccttttccaagcgcgcacgcacgccgcacagcagcacgagcgccagctcgcgcgcctcggccacCAGCGAACCTttgctgtgcagcagctcgatagcaccgccgagcgccttgcATTCCTACAGGCGGCCATCGACAAGGAGACGCAGCGTATTCCGCGCCTCGAGACAGAGATCGGTGCATTTGACGCTGCGATGGCCGCGTCcaacgcggcgcgcgacgacgtGCAAGCCTCGTttgagcgcctgcgcgacgcatacCAAGCGGCCACCGCAGCACTGCAGgacaagcgcaaagcgctgcttgccgcgtcCAGAGAGATGGATGCACACCGCAAGCAGGTCGCAGACCGCAACGACGagatcgagcagctcgacgcggaGCGCACCGCACTTTACCGGCGGTGCCGCCTCGAGGCGATTGATGTGCCGCTCCTTGCGGGCGACATGGCGCATGTTCCGCTCGACGAAGagtttggcgcgccgctcgtggagcgccgcgagcgcgacacggCCCTGCACTGCCGCGAGTACGGCATCGAGGTCGATTTTTCGCGCCTTaccgacgccgagcgctCGGACCGTGGTTctggcaaagcgcgcgagctgcagaGCAATGTGgatgccgtgcgcgaggaaatggagcgcatcgcgcccgGCGCCAAGTCGGTCGGCCGCCTCGGCATGCTGGAACGCGACTTGAAGGCGTGCGAGCGCGATATGGATGCTGCAAGAGAGCaagtgcgcgacgcgcgccaagcgttTGTTGCGCTcaagaagcggcgcatcgagctgTTTATGAATGCATACACGcacattgccgagcgcatcgacggGGTATACAAAGAGCTGAccaggagcagcgccgcgccgatggGCGGCGTTGCGTACCTCACGCTGGAAGACACCGACGAGCCGTACCGCACTGGGATCCGGTACCACGCCATGCCCCCCATGAAGCGCTTCCGCGACATGGACCAGCTTTCCGGGGGAGAAAAGACGGTggccgcacttgcgctcctGTTTGCCATCCATACCTACCACCCCGCGCCTTTCTTTGTCCTGGACGAagtcgacgctgcgctcgacgcacAGAATGTAGTGCGTGTCGCAGAGTACATCCGCGCACATGCGagcgagcagctccagTTTATCGTCATTTCGCTCAAAGCCTCCATGTACGAGCGCagccaagcgctgctgggcGTGTATCGGAACCAGGAGGCGAACTCGAGCAAGAGCGTGACGATGGATTTGGAGCAATATGGAACATAG
- a CDS encoding uncharacterized protein (EggNog:ENOG503NU3V; COG:G), which produces MGAAVDMLAGAERDALLNGTDNDTVVNFQTLAELRESVEKLERELVIERPMHPLSGRIIHVTHGLPFTIESRAEVEYRERKEQQMAARDMVALMAQRARARRRKQSSLAAERMREQAQYEIHKQHSNRKHRESSGSGSRCLCGTNSLVAMRSELLDSEDLEVKLLENQERSQRRAGRRAWMTTEAVADSDASEEDKFSPVGSRRSSRHRASVSSLSTVTSAFTDALTGLSDQPSPKTPDEPPRRPPWCLSLNNEHVALNSAIFSLCETHMQTYIGWPGNVQFAASACNDERTDPSETTLVERQEIDQVLASLQDRSAWALHENSLEIVAPAREAHRNGIKFVPAWLDRRAAHAHYEGYCKSTLWSLFHYLLWRDDTERSKWDLKSWDAYVKVNKTFADHVVAEYQAGDIVWVHDYHLLLVPHLVRQKIHNAHVGLFIHSAFPSSEFFRCLPQRREVLEGMLGADLVCFQNHAYARHFISSCVRILGYEVQGSSIESLNGRVTHVAYNPIGIDVERVEHFLGAPGVAPKIAQLRELYAEKRIIIGCDKLDVVRGVIQKLEAFYDLLKYFPEWREKVVLIQITIPALNSSAKLERQVAELVNQINGDFGSLSFTPVQHYHQVIERDEYYALLSVADLALVTSVRDGMNTMSMEYIVCQDRSKQGALILSEFTGTAGRLFAAIQINPWDIDGVAAAIDHGLRLAPSEREYRHAECHKQVLAQTSHTWALTTVQQMLLRLRYRYSAHSTPELDCRAMMACFVPAGRRLLLLDYDGTLTPIVKDPDSAVPSRALLDALRILSEDPRNIIYIISGRDENFLSKHFGALPRIGLSAEHGSYFREHGLDEQWQNLSSELDMSWKPDVLAVFRYYTDRTIGSMIEEKKSSIVWHYRNADPDFGSFQAKDCQALLANILAQNDMQVEVVVGKKNLEVRPLAINKGEIVHRILYANPDTQFVFCAGDDKTDEDMFRFLSSLTPDHPSTKIEDAPFCGKESVVVTQPAPLNKAQPRNLPAKRICSRREQMYTTTVGPNSKQTLANWHVQDVSDVIRALTGMASAET; this is translated from the coding sequence ATGGGCGCAGCAGTGGACATGCTCGCTGGGGCGGAGCGTGATGCACTGCTGAACGGTACGGATAATGATACTGTGGTGAATTTCCAGACGCTCGctgagctgcgcgagagcgTGGAGAAGCTGGAAAGAGAACTCGTTATTGAGCGGCCCATGCATCCGCTCAGCGGACGCATCATTCACGTCACGCACGGCCTCCCTTTTACGATCGAGTCCCGCGCTGAGGTAGAATATAGGGAGAGAAAAGAGCAGCAGATGGCTGCGCGCGATATGGTGGCTCtcatggcgcagcgcgccagggcgcggcgccgcaagcaaTCCTCGCTCGCAGCGGAAAGgatgcgcgagcaggccCAGTATGAAATCCATAAACAGCACTCGAACAGAAAGCACAGGGAAAGCAGCGGCTCCGGATCGCGGTGTCTGTGCGGGACGAATTCGCTTgtggcgatgcgcagcgagctgctggacTCGGAAGATTTGGAGGTAAAGCTCCTCGAGAACCAAGAGCGctcgcagcgtcgcgcaggacggcgcgcatggATGACGACCGAGGCAGTTGCTGACTCGGACGCGTCGGAGGAAGACAAGTTCAGCCCGGTGggctcgcgccgcagctcgcgACACCGCGCCAGTGTCTCGAGCCTGAGCACCGTCACCTCTGCATTTACCGACGCACTAACCGGTTTGTCCGACCAGCCGAGCCCCAAGACGCCCGATGAGCCCCCACGACGACCCCCTTGGTGTCTCTCGCTGAACAATGAGCACGTTGCTCTGAACAGCGCAATTTTCAGTCTCTGCGAGACGCACATGCAGACGTACATTGGCTGGCCCGGCAATGTCCAATTTGCCGCCAGTGCATGCAACGACGAGCGCACTGACCCAAGCGAGACGACGCTGGTGGAGCGCCAAGAGATCGACCAGgtgcttgcgtcgctgcaagaccgcagcgcgtgggcgctgcacgaAAATTCGCTAGAGATTGTcgcgcccgcgcgcgaggcgcaccGGAACGGGATCAAGTTTGTTCCCGCGTGGCTTGaccggcgtgccgcgcatgcgcacTACGAGGGTTACTGCAAGTCGACCCTCTGGTCCTTGTTCCACTACTTGTTATGGCGCGACGACACGGAGCGGTCCAAGTGGGACCTCAAGAGTTGGGATGCGTACGTCAAGGTCAATAAAACGTTTGCCGACCACGTCGTTGCCGAATACCAAGCGGGCGATATAGTCTGGGTGCACGACTACCACCTCCTCCTCGTTCCCCACCTGGTGCGCCAAAAAATACACAACGCCCACGTCGGTCTCTTTATCCACAGCGCTTTTCCGAGCAGCGAGTTTTTCCGgtgcttgccgcagcggcgcgaggtgcTGGAAGGAATGCTCGGTGCTGACCTTGTCTGCTTCCAAAACCATGCCTACGCACGCCATTTTATctcgagctgcgtgcggaTCCTTGGCTATGAGGTGCAGGGCTCCAGTATCGAGTCGCTCAATGGGCGCGTCACACACGTCGCATACAATCCCATCGGGATCGACGtggagcgcgtcgagcactttctcggcgcgccgggcgtCGCGCCCAAGATTGCCCAGCTGCGTGAGCTGTACGCGGAAAAGCGGATCATTATCGGCTGTGATAAGCTCGATgtggtgcgcggcgtgatCCAGAAACTAGAAGCGTTTTACGACTTGCTCAAGTACTTTCCCGAGTGGCGCGAAAAGGTCGTCTTGATCCAGATCACCATCCCTGCGCTGAACAGCTCGGCCAAGCTCGAGCGGCAAGTGGCCGAGCTTGTGAACCAGATCAATGGCGACTTTGGCTCCCTCAGTTTCACCCCTGTGCAGCACTACCACCAGGTGattgagcgcgacgagtATTATGCGCTCCTGTCTGTCGCCGATCTCGCACTGGTCAcgtctgtgcgcgatggAATGAACACCATGTCGATGGAGTACATTGTCTGCCAGGACCGCAGCAAGCAGGGCGCCCTGATTCTCAGTGAGTTTACCGGCACGGCGGGGCGACTTTTTGCCGCCATACAAATTAATCCCTGGGACATTGACGGTGTCGCTGCAGCCATCGATCACGGCTTGCGTCTCGCGCCCTCAGAGCGCGAATACCGGCATGCCGAGTGCCATAAACAAGTCTTGGCGCAGACTTCACACACGTGGGCGCTGACGACGGTGCAGCAAATGCTGCTCCGACTGCGCTACCGTTACTCGGCGCACTCCACGCCGGAACTTGACTGCCGTGCGATGATGGCGTGCTTTGTGCCTGCAGGGCGCAGGCTGCTTCTGTTAGACTATGACGGGACGCTCACGCCCATCGTCAAGGACCCGGacagcgccgtgccgtcgcgcgcgctgctggatgcgctgcgcatcctgTCCGAGGACCCGCGCAACATTATCTACATCATCTCTGGGCGCGACGAAAACTTTTTGAGCAAGCatttcggcgcgctgcccCGCATTGGGCTTTCTGCGGAGCATGGCAGCTATTTCCGAGAGCACGGCTTGGACGAGCAATGGCAGAACCTCTCGTCGGAGCTGGACATGTCGTGGAAACCCGACGTCCTCGCCGTGTTCCGCTATTATACCGACCGCACGATTGGGAGCATGATCGAAGAGAAGAAGAGTTCTATTGTGTGGCATTACAGGAACGCGGATCCGGATTTCGGGTCTTTCCAGGCAAAAGACTGCCAGGCATTGCTTGCGAATATCCTCGCGCAGAACGATATGCAGGTCGAGGTCGTGGTTGGGAAGAAGAATTTAGAGGTGCGCCCGCTAGCGATCAACAAGGGCGAGATTGTGCACCGGATTCTCTACGCGAATCCAGACACGCAGTTTGTCTTTTGTGCGGGCGACGACAAAACCGACGAGGACATGTTTCGCTTCCTCTCCAGTCTCACGCCCGACCATCCAAGCACCAAGATCGAGGATGCGCCGTTTTGTGGAAAAGAAAGCGTCGTCGTGACGCAGCCTGCGCCACTAAACAAGGCACAGCCGCGGAATTTGCCTGCAAAGCGCatctgctcgcgcagaGAACAAATGTATACCACGACCGTCGGGCCAAACTCCAAGCAGACACTCGCGAACTGGCATGTACAGGATGTAAGCGATGTGATCCGCGCGCTCACAGGGATGGCCAGCGCCGAGACCTAG